A stretch of DNA from Montipora foliosa isolate CH-2021 chromosome 4, ASM3666993v2, whole genome shotgun sequence:
AAGTTTCAGAGTCTGGGCCAGGTGCTTAGATAGCATATAAGTTGGGGAATCGATGAACGAGACAATAGGCCGAAGAGGGTGACCCGGCTTATGAACTTTCTGCAAATCATAGAAGCGAGGTGGCAAACCATCACAACTTCGGAGTTTCTTGTACAGATTATCATTGATCTTATCTTCTCGTTTGAGATTGGCCAACTTTTCATTAAGCTTTCTTTCCGTCCGCTGTGTGGAATCTTTGTCCAGGACCTTGTAGGTTTTTTGGTCATTAAGTATTTGCTGTACTTTTTCGTCGTAGTCCTTCTGGTCCATGACAACAGTGCAATTTCCCTTATCCGCTTGGATAATGAGTCGATCTTTACCTTTACGCAAATCATGTAAAGCTCTGAGCTCATCTTGGGGTAGGTTTGAAGGTGGGACAGAGGCTCTTTGTAAAACCTGTAAAATTTGGGATCGTAaagcaattttttattttttaattaatttatattttttatttaaacaatgtTCAAACAAGAACTTTGCCCCAAGAGTTACAAAGACTCATCGAGGGGGCTTACTTCGAGTATACATACATTTCAGTATAGGAGTAAGACAGTAAAAAGAGCGTACAAATCACAAAGAATCAAGATGCTGACAGGTAGCACAATTGTACACTTCTTATGTTACATAAAATCGGTTAGAATCTAAGATGAACGTCTGGACAAGCAAAAATAAAGCCTTATTTTCATCATAAGAAAGAGATGGGCATCCAGACAGGAAAGCCGATAAAATTGCTGTATCACACATATGGGCCCACCTGTCAGCAAAAATCTGAGCCGCTGAGGAGAGCAGTTTATAAAGTGAGGCAGCAAACAAAGGACACTTCAGGAAAAAATGCTTTACAGACTCCAGAAGACCACAGAAGGACGCTGGCGATTCTTTACGTcctattttaaataaataataattgagaGCACATCCATCTAAACGGAGCCGTGTATGAATTATAGAAGAAAACCTATGAAGAGCAACTTCGTAAAGAACATTTTTGCAGGAAATGAAAAGTAGGATAAAAGGGATTTCTTAAATACACTCAGGGAAAGAGTGCTCCGTACGTCAATACTCAAATTATTCCATAACCTTGTAGTAGATGGTTGTCAGCGGTGAGTTGGCCAGGACGGACATTACTTCACGAGCTCCGCTAATTCTAGTCAAGTCTCGataattttctatttctttctttcccgATCGTTTTCTTTAATTGTTTTCCGAGAAAACCAAGAATGCCTGAGTCTATTGCGAGCCTTAAGAGAGAGAACAGCAATCTTAAGGATCAACTGTCTGTCATGGCGGATGAGATTGCTAAGATGAAGGAGATGCTACTGGAGCAATCAAAGCAACCTGCAGCAACGAAAGATGAAACAGTGCAAAGCTTAGAATTTATGAGTAAAGGATTTGATGATTTTGAGCGATTTAGGGTCTTTGCTGGCAAAGAACTTAAACGCTTAAGTGCTAATCTTGAAGAGCTTGCTGTTGAACTTAATAGAGTTTCCAGGAATATCGATAAATTTCAAGAGTATAATTATCAGTACAATGTTAAGATTGTTGGTGTCCCTCAGACGAGTCAAGACGAATCCTCGGCAATTACGAGTGCGCTATGGGAACGTTTATTTAAAGCAATGGGATCCACTGTATCAATCCAAGACATCGACACAGCCCATTGAGTCTCGACAAGAAACACCGGCAATGGCGGTCCGAGGCCAATCATTTGTCGATTCATTAGGCGGTTGTCAAAAGATAATGTTATGAATCAGAAAAGAAATGCAAGTAGAGTTGACCCGTCTGCTGTTGGTTTCTCCGAAGATGTTTCCCTTTCTGCTGTTAGAATTTTTGACCATTTAACGCCAAGAATGCAGAAGGTCTTATTTGAAGCTAAGAGGTTCAAGGAGCAGTTTCAGTATCAGTATTGCTGGTCCAAGGGACCGTTTGTGTACCTTCGCAAAGATGCCACGTCTCAAGCCATCAAGATTAAGGATATCACGGACTTGCACCATTTACAGGACGGAAGTCAAAGCTAAGTATTCATGTTGTTGTAGTGTTTGTCAGTCGTTTTGATTAGATAATAAGGATGGGTATAAGCGAAAAGTGTGTTTGTTGTGCCAAAAATTCTATCCTAAGCGATCTTCCATATGCAAATGTCGATATTATTAGAGCTCATGGACAGTTTAGTAACATGCTCAACAGTGACTTGCCGACCAAGAAGTACTTAGATAAACTTCATAGTATTTATGATTTAGATCTGTTTTGCTTAAATACTGAACCCGATAGAAACTTAAGCATGCAACAAATaagatgcaaatatttttcaccctATAGTTTTTCCACGTTTAAAAAGTCTCTGACGGAATCAGAAAATCAATCTCCTTTCTCTATACTCCACACTAATGTAAGAAGCCTGCGGAGAAACACTGATAACCTTCAAGTCCATCTCTTAGATGAGCTTGACTATCAATTCAGTGTAATCggaatcactgaaacaaaaattacaaattcatCCAGGCTAGATTTTAATGCCCGTCTATCAAACTATCAATTTGAATATGTGCCAACACCTCTATCATGTGGAGGTGTTGGTATGTACATTAATAATTGTTTAAAGTTCAAGGTTCTAGAGAGAACCTCAAAAGAAGCTTGTCAGGCTTTATGGATCGAAATTGAATCCCCAAAGAGTAAAAATATCGTTTGTGGTGTGATTTATAGGCAGCATAATGATCCGGAACAATTCTGCAATATCTTGACATGACTTTAGAAAAACTTAGCTCCTCCGATAAACTTGTTTATCTGATGGGCGATTTCAACATTGATCTCCTCAAATGTGAAATTTGCGATTACTCCCATAATTTTCTGTTGTCTTTACAATGTTATTCGTTCTTCCCTGTAATTGATAAACCTACTAGAGTTTATAACAATTCTGCCGCACTCATTGACAATATTTTTGTAAATAGATTCGATCATAAAATTTCCGGTGGAAATATCATGTCAGACATTAGTGATCACTACTCCCAATTTTGCTTCATCCACAGTCTTACGCCAAAAAATCTCACCACAAAGTACAaaattcgcgattattccaactTCTCTGAAGAATGCTTTACAGtcaaacctcgattatccggactcgttgggactagacgaaatagtccggataatcgagaatatgaatattaatgagaaacaaaaactgattacattaagaaagcgacatttaatcgtgaaacaaaacatttgcaaatcgtttggaaaacaatatggtctacatCTTTACTGTCCGTTAAGATTACTTGTACATGTGTCGGCAAACGTCATGATCatttccttgctcttgcggatatcagatatctgccgtttactaacaccatattcagctgacaaattggttcctttttcttccttctctaatcgcaaaattatagcctgtttatcttttatcgGAAGAACGGATTGCGTACGCTTCAAGGACATGATGATTGTGAATAAACATTTGTGACGTAGTGTAGCCTGTTTGCCGAAGGAGCCAATAgagcgtgaaatttcacttagtAACAAAGCAACTCTCTGAGCCAATGAGAACTCATTCGAAAGTTCTGCATTAGTTACGACATGTGTGAGCGcttctttgctttgctttttgatacatgtaaagaaacaaactcgcatttactttacttttcaatgctgtagttttaaaaagaatatggctagGGATCTTAAtgatgactaataaatattcatgacaaaaaaattgggaccagagaaaaagtccggataatcgagaaatcTGGATAATCGAGGTTTGACTGTATTAAGGATGTTCCGGAAACTGACTGGGATAACTCAATGGCAAACGGATCTGTAGACAAatgtttctcttccttttataataaactTAACAAGCTCATTAACAAACACGCTCCTTTCAAGACTTTATCGAAGCACAAAACCAAACAATTCTCCAAGCCATGGAAAACTAATGGTCTGCGCAAATCTATCAAAATAAAGAATAGACTGTTTTACTCAGGAGATATATTAAAATATAAGCTGTACAGGAATAGAATTGTTCGCCTTTCTCGTCTTAGCAAACGATTGCATTATGAAGCTTACTTCACtgcaaatgtaaaaaaaataaagaaaacatggGAGGGGATTAATGAATTATTGAACAGACAGCGAACTAGAAAACAAGTATCAACCCTTCAACGCCCTAACAACTCTGGAGTAACACAAAATCCGGCTGAAATAACCAATATCTTTAACCATTACTTTGCGTCTATTGGACCAAGGCTTGCACGCAATATATCATCTCCCAGGAAAAACTTAAAGGACTACCTTGCCGGTACTAATCATTATgaatctttcttttttgatcCTGTCAGTTTGTCCGAGGTGGACATGGAAATCTTGGCTAAACCCAGTGATAAAGTATACGGCTTATATTCTTGCCTGGTTCATCTTCTAAAGTCTGTGCATCATAGCCTTTCTCCCCTCTTAGCTGCCTTGATGAATAAGTCTATCTCAACCGGTATTTATCCCCATCTTTTGAAGCATGCCAAAGTGATTCCTGTCTACAAAACGGGTGAGGAAACCGATCCATGTAATTACCACCCAATTTCCCTACTTTTGGTGTTCAATCGATTGTTTGAGAAATTGATGTATAAACGCCTTAGATCATATTGCGAAAAGAATGGTATCTTTTTTAGTTCTCAATATGGatttagagacaattgctcGACCCAATACGCAATCCTAGATATTTTAAATAAGATTCAAAGCAAGATTGATGCAAAGTTATTCTCTTGTAGCATCTTTATTGACttaaaaaaggcatttgatcCGATTGATCAGTCAATCtcattgcataaattaaatcatTATGGAGTAAGAGGAATAATTAATAGCTGGTTGTCTTCTTACTTGTCGAAAAGGAGTCAGTCGACTCAAATTGGTTCAACCATATCGCACAAAGAGGAGATAGTTtgcggtgtccctcaagggtctgtaCTTGGCCCCCTTCTCTTTTTGATTTATGTTAACGATATTTACCGATGCTCCCAGATCTTTGACTTttacctatttgctgatgatacaaacttgctatattcaaacaaagatctGAAGGATCTTGAAACAGTTGTTAATGAGCAACTCATTAAAGTGGGTGATTGGTTGGATGCAAACAAACTTTCTCTCAACACTAGTAAatttaactttgttatatttcaTCTTTACCAACACAAACCAGACTGCACAATTCAATTGGAAATTTGTAATAACGACTTAAAAGAAAGTATACCACTAGAACAAAAAACTTTTGTGAAATATCTAGGAATTCTGATAGATAGtaatctctcttggaagtatcatATTGATTATATCTCATCTAAAGCTAGTAAAGGAATAGGTATGATCTCAAGATTAAGACACCTGCTTAACATCTACCGCTCCTTAATTGAACCGTATATTTCTTATGGTCTCATtgcctggggccaagctgctaacattcatctaaataagattctcattttacagaaacgTGCTCTACGCCTAATGTATTTTGCGGATAGCAAAGCTCATAGTGCCCCGCTATTCGTTCACTCCAGAATCCTACCAGTGACAATGCTCTATTATCTTTTGCTTTCCTCTATGATGCATGACATTAACAATCACTGTGTCCCTTCTAATATTTCTATGCTCTTTACCCACTCCAAGCAGGTTCATCATCATTTCACAAGATTCTCAGCAGCTGGTAATCTATACGTTTAAAACCAACTAACTACAAAGTGTGGAATAGCATCCCAATGAAACTTCGTATCAAAAACAGAACCCCATTTAAGCGTGAACTCAAAAATCGGCTgttaaaactaatggaaattgaggagatgaatgttgatttacACTGCACCGAAATTTGCAAATCTCTCCACTAATTAAAGCGAGCGAACGAGTGTCGAGTGCGGACGCATGATTTGGAGCTCTGACGATATGTCAGAATTCCTGGCCTAAACGCATTTATATTTTTAGTATACATTTAGTATTGCTTGATTTCTTGTGTGTGTGTTCTTGTGGTGGCTCATATTGGACATATTTACTCAAAATGGTGAAAACTCGTAAAGGTCAAGGTGAACATGGCGCCGTTGCTCAAGGGCAAGATGGCGCCGTTGAAGAAGCCGAAGGCGAAGATCAAGAGTTTGTCTCGATGGTCACAGTAAGAGAGCTTTTAAAGGTGCAGGAGTCTGCTCTAAAGGCCATATTCGAGTCTATGATCAGCTCATTTTCGTCGAGGTTGGACGACGTGGTCAAAACTGTTTCCTCTTTGAAAGCCAGTTTGGAGTTTTCACAGAAAGAGATTGAAGATCTTAAACCTCTAAACTTAAAGTTGTCCGAGGCCACCAGGGACATTGACCAGATCAAGTGTGACTTTGGCGGAATGCAGCTGAAGACAGAATACCTTGAAAACCAGTCCAGGAGAAATAATATCAGGGTGAGTGGCATTCCTGAAGTGGTGGGCCAAACTTGGGAGGTTTCGGAAGCGAAGGTGAAGGCGGTTATCAAGGAGAAGTTGCAGATAGACGTGGATATCGAGAGGGCCCACAGGGTAGAGCGCCGAAAGCCAAGCAAGAGGCAGAACACCAACCAACCGAGAACGATTGTTTGCCGCTTGCGAGACTGGAAGCAGAGGGAAGCAGTGGTCAGGAAAGCTCGCAAAGTCAAGCCCGAAGGTCTGTATGTGAGCGAGGATCTGGCTCCCGAGATCCTACTCAAGCGGGAAGCCCAAATTCCAAAGTTAAAAGCAGCTAAGGAGTCAGGTAAAATAGCCTATTTCATACTTGATAGGCTTGTTATTCGTGAAAAACCAGCGTGAGTTCGTTACCATTTCATGATCTAGATGACAATGAATTTCAGATAGCATTGTTTGAGTTCGCAAACGGCGGTTCTATTAGGTATGATCCTGATAGACTGGCCAGTTTAAAATTTAACCCTCTGCTTTGTGAATCTtataaaaatttcagtttatGTAAAGATCTCAATCCAgattcaaatttctttaatgAGATCGGTAGCTGTGAATATTATTCAGAAGACAGCTTCAACAATATGTTGTCTGAAGAACAAAATCGTCCAAATCTTAATAGCATGGACGTCTCCCTATTACATTTAAATATTCGAAGTATAAGAAACAAAttagataaatttacaaatttcttgGGTGCTCTGAAGACAAAATTTCCAGTTGTTGGTATAACTGAGACTTGCCTGGATGATTGTTATCATTGTTCTGACATTCAGGGATATACATTTTTGAATAATTACCGCGTTGGTCGCTCAGGCGGAGGTGTTGGCCTTTATTTGGTTGACAATGTaagttttaaacaaagaaatgattTAGCGTTTTCAGACAACAGCGCTACAGAATCACTGTTTGATGAACTAGatagagcaaaagaaaaaaacatcattgTCAGTGTCATCTATAGACCGCCTGATCAAAAGGTTAAGGACTTTTTGTGTGACTTAGATTTGTTGTTGGACAAAATTTCTCGGGAGAACAAGATTGTTTATTTGTTAGGCGActacaatttaaatttattagcACATTCTCCTCATCAAGATACAAGTAAGTTTTTAGACTTGTTATATTCCAGGATGTTTTTCCCGTTAATTACTCGCCCAACAAGAATCACGGAACACAGAGCCTCCTtaattgacaatatttttacTAACGACCTGTTAAGTCAGTCTGTTAGTGGGCTATTTATTAATGATATTTCAGAccatttgccaattttttctttaatttcttgtaaattaCGTGTGGATATCGACCGTGATAGGTTTGTTTCTTTCCGTGAAAGGAGTGAAGTCAATTTAGCTAATTTTAAGTTAGAATTAGAAAATTCTAATTGGGCCATCATATCAGGTTTAGAGGACCCCTCGGAAGCTTATAGGGTTTTTGTAGATAAGTACATTTCAATTTATAATAAATGTTTCCCATTAAAAAGAGTTAAGGCCATGAAGCTGAATCTTCAAAAACCCTGGCTCTCTAAAGGGCTCCTAAAATCAGTAAGGAAGAAAAATGCATTATATAAGTGTTATTTGAATAATCCAATTCCTGAAAATGAGCATATTTATAAGAAATACAAGAACAAACTTAATCATTCATTGAAGATTGCTAAGCGTCTTTATTATGTTAAACAAATCGAAAGGACAAAATCAAATATTAAGGGCACTTGGAAAATCCTTAATGAGATCTTGAATAgaagaaaaagtaaacaaagacTTCCTTCTCTGTTCAGAACTGATTCCCAGAATCTATCTGATCCACACAAGATAGCTGACCATTTTTGCAGATATTTCTCTAATATTGGTCCTAACTTAGCCAGTAAAATTCCAGTTTCTGATAAATCTCACAGGTCTTTTCTGCCTGAAAGACTgttaaattcaattttttttgaggAAGTGAATGAGaatgaaattattgaaatatgTGGTAGCTTACGCTCTGGTGCGGCTGCAGGCTATGATGACATACCAATGAATGTAGTTAAGCAAACTATAGACCTAATTAATTATCccctaaaatatattttaaatttatcattAAGGTATGGTATTGTTCCTGATAGTTTAAAAATTGCTAAAGTTATTCCCCTGTTTAAATCTGGTGATCATGATATTTTCACAAATTACAGACCAGTGTCAATATTACctgctttttcaaaaattcttgaaaaagtgGTATACAATCGTCttcttaaattccttaataAATTCAATATCCTTTCTGATAATCAATATGGCTTTCGAAAACATCATTCAACTGCTTATGCTCTGACTCATTTATATGATAAAATCTCATCTGCTATTGACAATCAAGAGTGTACTGTGGGCATATTTATCGATTTGTCgaaagcctttgatacggttgatCATTGTATTTTACTTGAAAAACTAGAGCATTATGGCATTCGGGGTTCAGCGTTGAACTGGTTTGCCAGTTACCTTAGCGGTAGGtctcaatttgttgatttcaatggcTATCGTTCATCTACTTGCCAGATTAGGTGTGGTGTGCCTCAGGGCTCTATTTTAGGTCCTTTGCTTTTCCTtatttacattaatgatataTGTAACGTATCAAAGGTTTTAGACTTCattctttttgctgacgacactaacatatttttttctcacaaggATGAGCTTTTTCTTTCACAAACACTTAATTCTGAGTTACTATCTTTATCTGAATGGTGCAAAGTCAACAAGCTTtccatcaatttaaaaaaatgtaattttatgatCTTCAAACCTAGGCAGAAAAGGCGAACACTTGATATATCTGTTGTTTTAAACAATCATATTATCGCACAGACTAAAGAGGTAGTGTTTTTGGGTGTGATTCTCGATGAGAATCTTTCTTGGAAACCGcatattttaaatgtttctaGAAAAATTTCGAAGTCTATCGGTATCATATATAAATCAAGCTTTTGCCTTTCTGCTATGAGCCTTCGTACTTTgtactttagtttagtttacccTTACCTAATTTATTGTATTACAGTGTGGGGATCGACTTATCAAACCAATCTTAAGCGCTTAATTACGCTTCagaaaaaagttataaaaattatttcaaatgttcCTTTCGATGCCCACACTGACAATCTTTTCAGGgatcatcaaattttgaaatttaatgatatttatttatttcaaactgcTAAGTTTATGTTTCTGTATACAAAAGGCTTGCTTCCTAATACCTTTAATAATATGTTTACTCTTACAAACCAAATACACTCTTATAACACCAgaaattctaattgcttttatGTTTTCCCTTGTCGAACAAACATTCGTAGATTTTCCATTCGTTTTCGAGGACCTCAGTTTTACAATTCACTTAATCAAGAAATTCAGAATTGTGAGAGTGTTGGTTTATTTAGTAAATTGCtaaaaaaatgtcttcttgCAAAATTAGGTTAACTTTGAGCTGCTACTTGTTTCGCTTTACATTTGTCTGTCTTTTGTCTGTCGctgctttttatataaaaatatgcttcaaatatgatttCCAGTGTTTTTTTGTATAGGTAATACTCAAGATGATTCAAACTGTTGTAATctgtataatttcataatttattttttatttctgcattcGACATTGCCTATctattctgtttcattttgaggGAGCTCATAGCTTATAAGCCCAGTGGTTTCTTTATGAGCTTCctcgccattttatttcaaatttcataatttggatatttatatatatatatatatacatatatttgaaatggcaaaaataaactgaactgaactaaagttaaagtaactttctgataaatctaaatttaaactcaaatctaatcattttatattgtaattagtcatatttcaactttgtatgttgataactgtgtaattaattaactaattaactgatttcttattttgtatgtacttcaggattttatttaataatgtgtgttcaagaacagagacaggacttctttaagaaaggtgGCCTGCCCAGAATAGCTTCGCTAATTGCGGGTCACCTAGGACTatgattatattgtaatgctcataaacaaataaacaaataaacaaatagatGGAAAAAATTATCTATTAAAACGTTCAGTGCGACTAGCAAAAAGAGTAAAATGTTTCAGATTTCTTAATGAATAACTCGTTCTCTCAGAGACTTGTAACGAAAGTAGGTTTTTAAGATAGTTAGGACAAAGGTTGTTTACAATCTTGTAATAAAGTTTCACTTTATGAACAGCCCTTCTCGACCTCATTTCTTCCCAACCAAGTTCAAGTGCAAGGCGATGCTTACTAGTTCCGTTAATGGCCCCGGTAGCAATTTTAGCAGCCTCCTACTGCACATGCTCAAGGAGATCACATTGGCTTTCAGTACATCCATCCCAAACCGCATCTGCATACTCCAATACAGGGCGAACGAGAGATTTATAAAGCCTCTCGAGAGTGTTtctacaaagtttaaatttcaaaCCCTTCAACATATTCGCTCTCTTGCTAGCTCTCTCGTAGACATTAAAAATATGTGGTTTCCAAGATAAATTGCTAGCAAGCGTTACGCCTAGGTGAGTATGTTGCATGACTTCATCAATTACCTCGTTAtcaaacaaaaggaaaggatGAAAAGGCTTAAAATGCTTGACCAAGAAAGTCATACATTTAGTTTTGGAAGCATTGATAGTTACAAGCCACCGTTTTGCCCAATCACAAATTCGCTCAAGGTCAGAATTTAATTTAACTGCCGAAACGGTGGGGTCATCAACAACATCAAAGAGtaaagtatcatcagcatataaAAGACAATCGGACTGGACGTTATTGGCAATGTCGTTtatataaattttaaaaagtaaaggGCCAAGCACAGAGCCTTGAGGGACACCGGAATTAGTACCAATCCAGTCGGAGGACTGGCCGTCGATAACAACTCGTTGTTTACGATCAGAGAGACCAGCTCAACAAAGGGTCACGAACCCCAATCACTTCAAGTTTATATAAAAGACCCTTGTGCCACACTTTGTCAAATGCTTTGCTTATATCAAGATACACCATTCTAACCTCCTTTCCTTGTTCGAACACCGCATAAATTCTGTGCACCAAGTAAACGAGCTGGTTTACAGTTGAATCACCAGGGCGAAAACCAGACTGTAAAGGAATGAGAAAACCAATCTCTAACAAAAAATTATATAGTctgataaaaacaactttttcagtaattttggaaaatgaatcAAGCTTGCAGAGAGACAGGACGATAATTTGATTTAGACTGACGGTCATCTTTCTTAAAAATTGGTATCACATTTGCAACTTTCCTTCCCTCCGGAAAAACCCCCACCGAAAATGACAGATTAACCAGTTTAACAAACGCTCCCGAGAGTCCGTCAGCACAAATCTTTATTATCTTATTGCTAATGCCATCAGGGCCACACGCTTTACTGATATCTAAACAGCTAAACAAATCCCTAATTTCTCTTTCTGTAGTAGTCACGTGTGATAATATCCTGGAAGATTGAAAATACTCTATTTCAAACGACAGCTCCGCCATACTATCATCTAAAGTAGTTTGGCTGGCGAAATACTCGTTGAACAGCTCTGCTTTCTCCTTGGCATCAAAAATGGTTCTGGAACCTTCAACCAGTGGTGGAATTGTGCCCTGAATCTTTTGCCCACGTGATGACTTGACGATCCCCCACCATCTGTCTCCGTGACTCGAGTTGGTTCAGTAATTACTTGGTGCAAATTATTACATTCAAACCATCGATACAATAAACAACCAAAATCACTGCATTCCGACGGATTCGCAGAATCATAATGATTACTAAACTCTCccaggaaaaagagaaaagtgTCGGGTTCCTGATTAATTTTATCAATGCAAGACtgcaaattttccaaaaactgTATATTCATTTCATTCCTGGCAAACTCTGGCCTATAACAAACCCCGCAGAGCAAAGTAAAAGAATTGATCTTTACCTCGACCCAAAGCAACTCAAATTCATTTGTTTCAAGATCGAACCTAATTCTTGGAGCAAATTTGGACGAAACATACATGGCCATACCTCCTGCACGCCTGCCATCTGATCTGTCCCATCGAATTAGAGGACAGAAACCGGGAATATCGAACAAATGATTTGGGATGCACTATGAAacacaattttatgaaaatgcCATGAATATCTAGTGAAGACCCCATGAAAGGCATTTCATGACCCATGAAAACtgcaaaaataaatttcatggCTGTATTCATGGCCATGAATTCTCCATGAAAATAGGGCCATTTCATTTAATGACTCATGAATTTTCCATGAAAACATGGCACAAAACATTTCATGGGCCATGAAAACATGGGCAAGACTTTCATGAGGCATCAAATTGCCATGAAAAGCTGTCTCAGCTTATTTCATGGGCCATGAAACCATGGAATGAGATCAGACCTTCATGGGGCATGAATTTGCCATTAATACTATCAAGAAGTATTTCATGGATGATGAAAAGCTTGTGATTGCACTTCCATTGGCTCTGAAAATGAATAGGCCAGTACCCATACAAAATTTGTAGTATGTTTTTGCTATGTCCAAGGTATTTCCAAGGTGTATTGTAAGTGACTCTAGTATGCTTTAGATAT
This window harbors:
- the LOC138001488 gene encoding uncharacterized protein encodes the protein MSVLANSPLTTIYYKVLQRASVPPSNLPQDELRALHDLRKGKDRLIIQADKGNCTVVMDQKDYDEKVQQILNDQKTYKVLDKDSTQRTERKLNEKLANLKREDKINDNLYKKLRSCDGLPPRFYDLQKVHKPGHPLRPIVSFIDSPTYMLSKHLAQTLKLLVGKTDFPVKNSLDFCDQIKHIKVEEDDELVSFDIVSLFTSIPVELAIQVATDVLCKDDTLYDRNAIPVEDIIDLLEFCLPTTNFKYNTHYQQIFGTAMALLCQPLWPIWSWKTYSNGLCPPLSSSLGFGNDMSMTYVPQLSLALYKPCKIT
- the LOC138001490 gene encoding protein unc-13 homolog C-like, with protein sequence MVTVRELLKVQESALKAIFESMISSFSSRLDDVVKTVSSLKASLEFSQKEIEDLKPLNLKLSEATRDIDQIKCDFGGMQLKTEYLENQSRRNNIRVSGIPEVVGQTWEVSEAKVKAVIKEKLQIDVDIERAHRVERRKPSKRQNTNQPRTIVCRLRDWKQREAVVRKARKVKPEGLYVSEDLAPEILLKREAQIPKLKAAKESGKIAYFILDRLVIREKPA